A genomic stretch from Aedes albopictus strain Foshan chromosome 2, AalbF5, whole genome shotgun sequence includes:
- the LOC109420977 gene encoding zinc finger protein 564: protein MSKLCCIPICRNSKGDRGVPCYPFPATDDYLRSKWIDFVGAADPQRFRWRNKQICAEHFHRADLVETGPMAGAVPTVYSPDEAEEDVLAERDRVMVSESTASSHNKANETVDLQSLFCRICLKKAAGLIPFSSKLHNESLVDVIYTVTGLVLDEEEVNLPTKICASCVGKIDMAFNVRKEFLHQERVLRNMIKNKQLEAHYRCFDNHVVHWKSQSEIYLNSLMKDVKTELIIEPVEEMVEEHLNDEQEDRTEQPTSSGSIQHDPPESNLTVEVYSESGEEEEAGSSKKIVYSWKELYKPKRVRQVKEHKITEDLPEPTLVPNTCYICNTVHENEDELDSHIEQHVQLVPYTCACSTEEHPIVLKSLITLNKHLQSHLYSYVCDYCPLRYINRKSYILHMQCLHENINSDGYTCDDCGQFFTQKRAFSTHIYKHRAIREGKFKCDHCGKAFSSSALLTRHLRIHTGEKPYECKKCSKRFNHESIFQVHKRSHIGEKAHVCSECNKRFINAPMLRYHMAEHFPDDPRYRTQYSIKRPKYDHVKDDVNLSNPKGIVTDGKNRYSRERACEFENCTFTTTSVQSWHYHLATHTRKFQCEICARRFPTKQTLVKHVETAHEGKKAAKTIPCTYCDKKFSNNQKLRYHLDMHENNRRHKCSYCEKAFVQVANMKAHERIHTGEKPFPCRACPAAFITSSGRRKHERTHPELDAGQRGVETKAEYSGDGN from the exons ATGTCAAAACTGTGCTGTATCCCGATCTGCCGGAACTCCAAAGGCGACCGCGGAGTTCCGTGCTATCCGTTCCCCGCGACGGACGACTATCTGCGCTCAAAGTGGATTGATTTCGTCGGAGCGGCAGATCCACAGAGATTCCGGTGGAGAAACAAACAGATATGCGCCGAACACTTCCACCGGGCGGATTTGGTCGAAACCGGTCCGATGGCGGGAGCAGTCCCTACCGTGTATTCTCCGGATGAAGCCGAGGAGGACGTGCTGGCGGAAAGGGATCGCGTAATGGTCTCGGAATCGACGGCATCCTCCCATAACAAGGCGAACGAAACCGTCGATCTGCAGTCGCTGTTCTGCCGGATTTGCCTCAAGAAAGCGGCGGGATTGATCCCGTTTAGCTCGAAGCTCCACAATGAGAGCCTGGTGGATGTGATCTACACGGTAACCGGGCTGGTGCTCGACGAGGAGGAAGTTAATCTTCCGACGAAGATTTGCGCCAGCTGCGTGGGGAAGATCGATATGGCGTTCAACGTTCGGAAGGAGTTTTTGCACCAGGAACGAGTGCTGAGGAATATGATAAAGAACAAGCAGTTGGAGGCGCACTACCGGTGCTTCGATAACCATGTGGTGCACTGGAAGAGTCAGAGCGAAATTTATCTCAACAGCCTGATGAAGGACGTCAAAACGGAACTG ATCATAGAACCGGTAGAGGAAATGGTAGAGGAGCACTTGAACGATGAGCAGGAAGATAGAACGGAACAGCCTACAAGCAGTGGGTCAATACAGCATGACCCACCCGAGAGCAACCTCACAGTAGAAGTCTATTCCGAATCTGGCGAAGAGGAAGAAGCCGGCTCTTCGAAGAAAATTGtatattcctggaaggaattgtacAAACCGAAACGCGTCCGTCAGGTGAAGGAGCACAAAATTACGGAAGATCTACCGGAACCGACGCTGGTTCCCAACACTTGCTACATTTGCAACACAGTTCACGAAAATGAGGACGAGCTTGACAGTCACATAGAGCAGCATGTCCAGCTTGTTCCGTACACTTGTGCCTGCAGCACCGAAGAACATCCCATCGTGCTCAAGTCATTGATTACTTTGAACAAACATCTGCAGTCTCATCTGTATTCGTACGTCTGTGATTACTGTCCGTTGCGTTACATCAACCGGAAGAGCTACATCCTTCACATGCAATGCCTGCACGAAAACATCAATTCAGACGGATATACCTGCGATGACTGCGGTCAGTTCTTCACCCAAAAGCGAGCCTTCTCGACGCACATCTACAAACACCGGGCCATCCGAGAGGGCAAATTCAAGTGCGACCACTGCGGGAAAGCGTTCAGCAGTTCGGCTTTACTGACGCGACACCTGCGCATCCACACCGGCGAAAAGCCGTACGAATGCAAGAAATGCAGCAAGCGCTTCAATCACGAGTCGATTTTCCAGGTGCACAAGCGAAGTCACATTGGCGAGAAGGCCCACGTCTGCTCGGAGTGTAACAAAAG ATTCATCAACGCTCCCATGCTGCGCTATCACATGGCCGAGCACTTTCCCGACGATCCTCGATATCGTACTCAGTACAGCATAAAACGACCCAAATACGACCATGTAAAGGACGATGTAAATCTGAGTAACCCCAAGGGCATTGTTACCGATGGGAAGAACCGCTACTCAAGGGAGAGGGCTTGCGAATTCGAAAACTGCACCTTCACGACGACCTCGGTCCAGAGCTGGCACTATCACCTGGCGACGCACACCCGGAAGTTCCAGTGCGAAATCTGCGCTCGCCGGTTCCCCACCAAGCAAACCCTGGTGAAGCACGTCGAAACGGCCCACGAAGGTAAAAAGGCGGCGAAAACCATTCCGTGCACGTACTGCGACAAGAAGTTCAGCAACAACCAGAAGCTGCGGTATCACCTGGACATGCACGAGAACAACCGCCGGCACAAGTGTAGCTACTGCGAGAAGGCATTCGTCCAAGTGGCCAACATGAAGGCGCACGAGCGTATTCACACCGGGGAGAAGCCATTCCCATGCCGGGCGTGTCCGGCCGCGTTCATCACCTCGTCCGGTCGGAGAAAGCACGAGAGAACTCACCCCGAGTTGGACGCAGGGCAACGCGGTGTCGAAACGAAAGCGGAATATTCAGGAGATGGGAATTGA